A genomic stretch from Megachile rotundata isolate GNS110a chromosome 1, iyMegRotu1, whole genome shotgun sequence includes:
- the LOC100880480 gene encoding dynein intermediate chain 2, ciliary isoform X1 produces the protein MLIEKHYSNNILNNNCFGHEDAKRSMSKVQELPKHTSFLKSRMDLGGGDFEFLRGKIYLKPEDQLQLTETELQEEIARVLTIHNTRVPDSLVEWSWKLKNFIKLPPPPHLVTLLNVPGLILHKDSEEAKVQLAGGLVTDHEAMPHKTEDEEEEGEEEGMEAEEEEEEEEEAHEQDEGEEEHKEGEHDHEHDHEPDEEEERVKPKKIPNQFNFCERAALTYSNPMREMSTQTVPPPTAEFNTHVFQWTIFDEYQEDFAQQQRERERERRIPLAQPKKEDPKKKTDTESAALASRMLQAVKTLERMVNQNIFDEILQDYRYWDDPSDEFKSGEGSLLPLWKFSYEKTKKHHVTDLCFNSRYYDLFAVSYGTMSFSSLITNGAICLFTLKNPSYPEWICPTESPVMCLAFNEQHPHLLVIGTTDGAVAVYNIMLPPTAPQYKSNDVVQKHGGIVWEVCWAPDTEEGNLAFYSVSIDGKINYWILNQNELGLTTVMTLFLDRPPIPGPDGTMITLKGCGTCIAFHPADQNIFLVGTEEGTIYKCNTAYSSVYMRTYNEAHNMPVYRIVFNKFNSNIFASCSGDWRIKIWEDERMEPLFMFDLGVPIGDVQWAPYSSTVLACVSNDGKVTVFDLNVNKYRPICSQPVVNRKKNKPTRLAFNNKLPFIIVGDDKGAINTLKLSPNLRLKVKPTKKQLHLTHTELEVMKLEKLLSFVREPAVLVPPKDERIE, from the exons ATGCTCATTGAGAAACACTATTCAAATAATATCCTTAACAATAATTGCTTCGGTCACGAAGACG CAAAGCGGTCCATGTCCAAAGTACAAGAATTACCAAAg CACACAAGCTTTCTGAAAAGTCGTATGGACCTAGGTGGTGGTGACTTCGAATTCTTACGAGGAAAAATTTATCTTAAACCAGAAGATCAGTTACAATTAACAGAAACA gaattgcaAGAAGAAATTGCAAGAGTATTAACTATACATAATACAAGAGTTCCAGATTCTTTAGTTGAATGGTcatggaaattgaagaattttataaaattgcctCCCCCACCACATTTAGTAACTCTTTTAAATGTACCTGGGTTGATATTACATAAAGATTCTGAAGAAGCAAAAGTACAATTAGCAGGTGGACTTG tgACAGATCATGAAGCAATGCCTCACAAAActgaagatgaagaagaagaaggagaagaagaaggaatggaagcagaagaagaagaagaggaagaagaagaagcacaTGAGCAAGATG AAGGTGAAGAAGAGCATAAAGAAGGTGAACACGACCATGAACACGACCATGAAccagatgaagaagaagaacgaGTAAAACCTAAAAAAATACcaaatcaatttaatttttgtgaaaGAGCTGCTTTAACATACAGTAATCCTATGCGa GAAATGAGTACCCAAACAGTACCACCACCAACAGCTGAATTTAATACTCATGTTTTCCAATGGACAATCTTCGATGAATATCAG GAAGATTTTGCTCAACAACAAcgtgaaagagaaagagaaagaagaattcCACTTGCACAACCAAAAAAGGAAGATCCAAAGAAAAAAACTGATACAGAATCTGCAGCACTAGCGTCAAGAATGTTACAAGCTGTGAAAACATTGGAGCGAATGGtgaatcaaaatatttttgatgaaatattacaag ATTACAGATATTGGGATGATCCAAGTGATGAATTTAAAAGTGGAGAAGGATCATTACTACCCTTATGGAAATTTAGCTATGAAAAGACTAAAAAGCACCATGTTACAGATTTGTGTTTTAACAGTAGATATTATGACTTATTTGCTGTATCTTATGGAACAA TGTCATTTAGTAGTTTAATAACAAATGGTGCAATAtgtttatttactttaaaaaatcCATCATATCCAGAATGGATTTGTCCAACAGAATCTCCAGTAATGTGTTTAGCTTTTAATGAACAACATCCACATCTTTTAGTCATtg GTACTACAGATGGTGCAGTAGCTGTTTATAATATTATGCTACCACCAACAGCTCCTCAATATAAAAGTAATGATGTTGTTCAAAAACACGGAGGTATTGTATGGGAG GTATGTTGGGCACCAGACACAGAAGAAGGTAATTTGGCATTTTATAGTGTCAGTATTGATGGAAAAATTAACTACTGGATATTAAATCAAAATGAACTTGGTTTAACAACTGTAATGACATTGTTCTTAGACCGTCCACCAATACCTGGACCTGATGGGACTATGATTACACTTAAAG GCTGTGGAACATGCATAGCATTTCATCCTGCAGATCAAAATATATTCTTAGTTGGAACAGAAGAAGgaacaatttataaatgcaaTACAGCATATAGTAGTGTTTATATGAGGACTTATAACGAAGCACATAATATGCCAGTATACAgaatagtatttaataaatttaattcaaacaTATTTGCAAGCTGTTCGGGTGACTGGAGAATAAAAATATGGGAAGATGAGAGAAT ggaACCTCTGTTTATGTTTGATCTTGGTGTTCCAATTGGAGATGTTCAATGGGCTCCATATAGTTCAACGGTACTAGCTTGTGTTTCAAATGATGGTAAAGTTACAGTATTTGATCTGAATGTGAACAAGTATAGACCAATATGTAGTCAACCAGTTGTTaatagaaagaaaaataaaccgACTCGACTTGCATTCAACAATAAATTACCATTCATTATAGTTGGTGATGATaa GGGTGCAATAAATACATTGAAGTTGTCACCAAACCTCAGACTAAAGGTAAAGCCAACAAAGAAACAGCTTCATTTAACTCATACAGAATTAGAAGttatgaaattagaaaaattattgaGTTTTGTACGTGAGCCAGCTGTACTAGTACCACCAAAAGATGAAAGGATAGAGTAA
- the LOC100880480 gene encoding dynein intermediate chain 2, ciliary isoform X2, whose product MLIEKHYSNNILNNNCFGHEDAKRSMSKVQELPKHTSFLKSRMDLGGGDFEFLRGKIYLKPEDQLQLTETELQEEIARVLTIHNTRVPDSLVEWSWKLKNFIKLPPPPHLVTLLNVPGLILHKDSEEAKVQLAGGLVTDHEAMPHKTEDEEEEGEEEGMEAEEEEEEEEEAHEQDEGEEEHKEGEHDHEHDHEPDEEEERVKPKKIPNQFNFCERAALTYSNPMREMSTQTVPPPTAEFNTHVFQWTIFDEYQEDFAQQQRERERERRIPLAQPKKEDPKKKTDTESAALASRMLQAVKTLERMVNQNIFDEILQDYRYWDDPSDEFKSGEGSLLPLWKFSYEKTKKHHVTDLCFNSRYYDLFAVSYGTMSFSSLITNGAICLFTLKNPSYPEWICPTESPVMCLAFNEQHPHLLVIGTTDGAVAVYNIMLPPTAPQYKSNDVVQKHGGIVWEVCWAPDTEEDRPPIPGPDGTMITLKGCGTCIAFHPADQNIFLVGTEEGTIYKCNTAYSSVYMRTYNEAHNMPVYRIVFNKFNSNIFASCSGDWRIKIWEDERMEPLFMFDLGVPIGDVQWAPYSSTVLACVSNDGKVTVFDLNVNKYRPICSQPVVNRKKNKPTRLAFNNKLPFIIVGDDKGAINTLKLSPNLRLKVKPTKKQLHLTHTELEVMKLEKLLSFVREPAVLVPPKDERIE is encoded by the exons ATGCTCATTGAGAAACACTATTCAAATAATATCCTTAACAATAATTGCTTCGGTCACGAAGACG CAAAGCGGTCCATGTCCAAAGTACAAGAATTACCAAAg CACACAAGCTTTCTGAAAAGTCGTATGGACCTAGGTGGTGGTGACTTCGAATTCTTACGAGGAAAAATTTATCTTAAACCAGAAGATCAGTTACAATTAACAGAAACA gaattgcaAGAAGAAATTGCAAGAGTATTAACTATACATAATACAAGAGTTCCAGATTCTTTAGTTGAATGGTcatggaaattgaagaattttataaaattgcctCCCCCACCACATTTAGTAACTCTTTTAAATGTACCTGGGTTGATATTACATAAAGATTCTGAAGAAGCAAAAGTACAATTAGCAGGTGGACTTG tgACAGATCATGAAGCAATGCCTCACAAAActgaagatgaagaagaagaaggagaagaagaaggaatggaagcagaagaagaagaagaggaagaagaagaagcacaTGAGCAAGATG AAGGTGAAGAAGAGCATAAAGAAGGTGAACACGACCATGAACACGACCATGAAccagatgaagaagaagaacgaGTAAAACCTAAAAAAATACcaaatcaatttaatttttgtgaaaGAGCTGCTTTAACATACAGTAATCCTATGCGa GAAATGAGTACCCAAACAGTACCACCACCAACAGCTGAATTTAATACTCATGTTTTCCAATGGACAATCTTCGATGAATATCAG GAAGATTTTGCTCAACAACAAcgtgaaagagaaagagaaagaagaattcCACTTGCACAACCAAAAAAGGAAGATCCAAAGAAAAAAACTGATACAGAATCTGCAGCACTAGCGTCAAGAATGTTACAAGCTGTGAAAACATTGGAGCGAATGGtgaatcaaaatatttttgatgaaatattacaag ATTACAGATATTGGGATGATCCAAGTGATGAATTTAAAAGTGGAGAAGGATCATTACTACCCTTATGGAAATTTAGCTATGAAAAGACTAAAAAGCACCATGTTACAGATTTGTGTTTTAACAGTAGATATTATGACTTATTTGCTGTATCTTATGGAACAA TGTCATTTAGTAGTTTAATAACAAATGGTGCAATAtgtttatttactttaaaaaatcCATCATATCCAGAATGGATTTGTCCAACAGAATCTCCAGTAATGTGTTTAGCTTTTAATGAACAACATCCACATCTTTTAGTCATtg GTACTACAGATGGTGCAGTAGCTGTTTATAATATTATGCTACCACCAACAGCTCCTCAATATAAAAGTAATGATGTTGTTCAAAAACACGGAGGTATTGTATGGGAG GTATGTTGGGCACCAGACACAGAAGAAG ACCGTCCACCAATACCTGGACCTGATGGGACTATGATTACACTTAAAG GCTGTGGAACATGCATAGCATTTCATCCTGCAGATCAAAATATATTCTTAGTTGGAACAGAAGAAGgaacaatttataaatgcaaTACAGCATATAGTAGTGTTTATATGAGGACTTATAACGAAGCACATAATATGCCAGTATACAgaatagtatttaataaatttaattcaaacaTATTTGCAAGCTGTTCGGGTGACTGGAGAATAAAAATATGGGAAGATGAGAGAAT ggaACCTCTGTTTATGTTTGATCTTGGTGTTCCAATTGGAGATGTTCAATGGGCTCCATATAGTTCAACGGTACTAGCTTGTGTTTCAAATGATGGTAAAGTTACAGTATTTGATCTGAATGTGAACAAGTATAGACCAATATGTAGTCAACCAGTTGTTaatagaaagaaaaataaaccgACTCGACTTGCATTCAACAATAAATTACCATTCATTATAGTTGGTGATGATaa GGGTGCAATAAATACATTGAAGTTGTCACCAAACCTCAGACTAAAGGTAAAGCCAACAAAGAAACAGCTTCATTTAACTCATACAGAATTAGAAGttatgaaattagaaaaattattgaGTTTTGTACGTGAGCCAGCTGTACTAGTACCACCAAAAGATGAAAGGATAGAGTAA
- the LOC100880480 gene encoding dynein intermediate chain 2, ciliary isoform X4, producing the protein MLIEKHYSNNILNNNCFGHEDVTDHEAMPHKTEDEEEEGEEEGMEAEEEEEEEEEAHEQDEGEEEHKEGEHDHEHDHEPDEEEERVKPKKIPNQFNFCERAALTYSNPMREMSTQTVPPPTAEFNTHVFQWTIFDEYQEDFAQQQRERERERRIPLAQPKKEDPKKKTDTESAALASRMLQAVKTLERMVNQNIFDEILQDYRYWDDPSDEFKSGEGSLLPLWKFSYEKTKKHHVTDLCFNSRYYDLFAVSYGTMSFSSLITNGAICLFTLKNPSYPEWICPTESPVMCLAFNEQHPHLLVIGTTDGAVAVYNIMLPPTAPQYKSNDVVQKHGGIVWEVCWAPDTEEGNLAFYSVSIDGKINYWILNQNELGLTTVMTLFLDRPPIPGPDGTMITLKGCGTCIAFHPADQNIFLVGTEEGTIYKCNTAYSSVYMRTYNEAHNMPVYRIVFNKFNSNIFASCSGDWRIKIWEDERMEPLFMFDLGVPIGDVQWAPYSSTVLACVSNDGKVTVFDLNVNKYRPICSQPVVNRKKNKPTRLAFNNKLPFIIVGDDKGAINTLKLSPNLRLKVKPTKKQLHLTHTELEVMKLEKLLSFVREPAVLVPPKDERIE; encoded by the exons ATGCTCATTGAGAAACACTATTCAAATAATATCCTTAACAATAATTGCTTCGGTCACGAAGACG tgACAGATCATGAAGCAATGCCTCACAAAActgaagatgaagaagaagaaggagaagaagaaggaatggaagcagaagaagaagaagaggaagaagaagaagcacaTGAGCAAGATG AAGGTGAAGAAGAGCATAAAGAAGGTGAACACGACCATGAACACGACCATGAAccagatgaagaagaagaacgaGTAAAACCTAAAAAAATACcaaatcaatttaatttttgtgaaaGAGCTGCTTTAACATACAGTAATCCTATGCGa GAAATGAGTACCCAAACAGTACCACCACCAACAGCTGAATTTAATACTCATGTTTTCCAATGGACAATCTTCGATGAATATCAG GAAGATTTTGCTCAACAACAAcgtgaaagagaaagagaaagaagaattcCACTTGCACAACCAAAAAAGGAAGATCCAAAGAAAAAAACTGATACAGAATCTGCAGCACTAGCGTCAAGAATGTTACAAGCTGTGAAAACATTGGAGCGAATGGtgaatcaaaatatttttgatgaaatattacaag ATTACAGATATTGGGATGATCCAAGTGATGAATTTAAAAGTGGAGAAGGATCATTACTACCCTTATGGAAATTTAGCTATGAAAAGACTAAAAAGCACCATGTTACAGATTTGTGTTTTAACAGTAGATATTATGACTTATTTGCTGTATCTTATGGAACAA TGTCATTTAGTAGTTTAATAACAAATGGTGCAATAtgtttatttactttaaaaaatcCATCATATCCAGAATGGATTTGTCCAACAGAATCTCCAGTAATGTGTTTAGCTTTTAATGAACAACATCCACATCTTTTAGTCATtg GTACTACAGATGGTGCAGTAGCTGTTTATAATATTATGCTACCACCAACAGCTCCTCAATATAAAAGTAATGATGTTGTTCAAAAACACGGAGGTATTGTATGGGAG GTATGTTGGGCACCAGACACAGAAGAAGGTAATTTGGCATTTTATAGTGTCAGTATTGATGGAAAAATTAACTACTGGATATTAAATCAAAATGAACTTGGTTTAACAACTGTAATGACATTGTTCTTAGACCGTCCACCAATACCTGGACCTGATGGGACTATGATTACACTTAAAG GCTGTGGAACATGCATAGCATTTCATCCTGCAGATCAAAATATATTCTTAGTTGGAACAGAAGAAGgaacaatttataaatgcaaTACAGCATATAGTAGTGTTTATATGAGGACTTATAACGAAGCACATAATATGCCAGTATACAgaatagtatttaataaatttaattcaaacaTATTTGCAAGCTGTTCGGGTGACTGGAGAATAAAAATATGGGAAGATGAGAGAAT ggaACCTCTGTTTATGTTTGATCTTGGTGTTCCAATTGGAGATGTTCAATGGGCTCCATATAGTTCAACGGTACTAGCTTGTGTTTCAAATGATGGTAAAGTTACAGTATTTGATCTGAATGTGAACAAGTATAGACCAATATGTAGTCAACCAGTTGTTaatagaaagaaaaataaaccgACTCGACTTGCATTCAACAATAAATTACCATTCATTATAGTTGGTGATGATaa GGGTGCAATAAATACATTGAAGTTGTCACCAAACCTCAGACTAAAGGTAAAGCCAACAAAGAAACAGCTTCATTTAACTCATACAGAATTAGAAGttatgaaattagaaaaattattgaGTTTTGTACGTGAGCCAGCTGTACTAGTACCACCAAAAGATGAAAGGATAGAGTAA
- the LOC100880480 gene encoding dynein intermediate chain 2, ciliary isoform X3, with protein sequence MDLGGGDFEFLRGKIYLKPEDQLQLTETELQEEIARVLTIHNTRVPDSLVEWSWKLKNFIKLPPPPHLVTLLNVPGLILHKDSEEAKVQLAGGLVTDHEAMPHKTEDEEEEGEEEGMEAEEEEEEEEEAHEQDEGEEEHKEGEHDHEHDHEPDEEEERVKPKKIPNQFNFCERAALTYSNPMREMSTQTVPPPTAEFNTHVFQWTIFDEYQEDFAQQQRERERERRIPLAQPKKEDPKKKTDTESAALASRMLQAVKTLERMVNQNIFDEILQDYRYWDDPSDEFKSGEGSLLPLWKFSYEKTKKHHVTDLCFNSRYYDLFAVSYGTMSFSSLITNGAICLFTLKNPSYPEWICPTESPVMCLAFNEQHPHLLVIGTTDGAVAVYNIMLPPTAPQYKSNDVVQKHGGIVWEVCWAPDTEEGNLAFYSVSIDGKINYWILNQNELGLTTVMTLFLDRPPIPGPDGTMITLKGCGTCIAFHPADQNIFLVGTEEGTIYKCNTAYSSVYMRTYNEAHNMPVYRIVFNKFNSNIFASCSGDWRIKIWEDERMEPLFMFDLGVPIGDVQWAPYSSTVLACVSNDGKVTVFDLNVNKYRPICSQPVVNRKKNKPTRLAFNNKLPFIIVGDDKGAINTLKLSPNLRLKVKPTKKQLHLTHTELEVMKLEKLLSFVREPAVLVPPKDERIE encoded by the exons ATGGACCTAGGTGGTGGTGACTTCGAATTCTTACGAGGAAAAATTTATCTTAAACCAGAAGATCAGTTACAATTAACAGAAACA gaattgcaAGAAGAAATTGCAAGAGTATTAACTATACATAATACAAGAGTTCCAGATTCTTTAGTTGAATGGTcatggaaattgaagaattttataaaattgcctCCCCCACCACATTTAGTAACTCTTTTAAATGTACCTGGGTTGATATTACATAAAGATTCTGAAGAAGCAAAAGTACAATTAGCAGGTGGACTTG tgACAGATCATGAAGCAATGCCTCACAAAActgaagatgaagaagaagaaggagaagaagaaggaatggaagcagaagaagaagaagaggaagaagaagaagcacaTGAGCAAGATG AAGGTGAAGAAGAGCATAAAGAAGGTGAACACGACCATGAACACGACCATGAAccagatgaagaagaagaacgaGTAAAACCTAAAAAAATACcaaatcaatttaatttttgtgaaaGAGCTGCTTTAACATACAGTAATCCTATGCGa GAAATGAGTACCCAAACAGTACCACCACCAACAGCTGAATTTAATACTCATGTTTTCCAATGGACAATCTTCGATGAATATCAG GAAGATTTTGCTCAACAACAAcgtgaaagagaaagagaaagaagaattcCACTTGCACAACCAAAAAAGGAAGATCCAAAGAAAAAAACTGATACAGAATCTGCAGCACTAGCGTCAAGAATGTTACAAGCTGTGAAAACATTGGAGCGAATGGtgaatcaaaatatttttgatgaaatattacaag ATTACAGATATTGGGATGATCCAAGTGATGAATTTAAAAGTGGAGAAGGATCATTACTACCCTTATGGAAATTTAGCTATGAAAAGACTAAAAAGCACCATGTTACAGATTTGTGTTTTAACAGTAGATATTATGACTTATTTGCTGTATCTTATGGAACAA TGTCATTTAGTAGTTTAATAACAAATGGTGCAATAtgtttatttactttaaaaaatcCATCATATCCAGAATGGATTTGTCCAACAGAATCTCCAGTAATGTGTTTAGCTTTTAATGAACAACATCCACATCTTTTAGTCATtg GTACTACAGATGGTGCAGTAGCTGTTTATAATATTATGCTACCACCAACAGCTCCTCAATATAAAAGTAATGATGTTGTTCAAAAACACGGAGGTATTGTATGGGAG GTATGTTGGGCACCAGACACAGAAGAAGGTAATTTGGCATTTTATAGTGTCAGTATTGATGGAAAAATTAACTACTGGATATTAAATCAAAATGAACTTGGTTTAACAACTGTAATGACATTGTTCTTAGACCGTCCACCAATACCTGGACCTGATGGGACTATGATTACACTTAAAG GCTGTGGAACATGCATAGCATTTCATCCTGCAGATCAAAATATATTCTTAGTTGGAACAGAAGAAGgaacaatttataaatgcaaTACAGCATATAGTAGTGTTTATATGAGGACTTATAACGAAGCACATAATATGCCAGTATACAgaatagtatttaataaatttaattcaaacaTATTTGCAAGCTGTTCGGGTGACTGGAGAATAAAAATATGGGAAGATGAGAGAAT ggaACCTCTGTTTATGTTTGATCTTGGTGTTCCAATTGGAGATGTTCAATGGGCTCCATATAGTTCAACGGTACTAGCTTGTGTTTCAAATGATGGTAAAGTTACAGTATTTGATCTGAATGTGAACAAGTATAGACCAATATGTAGTCAACCAGTTGTTaatagaaagaaaaataaaccgACTCGACTTGCATTCAACAATAAATTACCATTCATTATAGTTGGTGATGATaa GGGTGCAATAAATACATTGAAGTTGTCACCAAACCTCAGACTAAAGGTAAAGCCAACAAAGAAACAGCTTCATTTAACTCATACAGAATTAGAAGttatgaaattagaaaaattattgaGTTTTGTACGTGAGCCAGCTGTACTAGTACCACCAAAAGATGAAAGGATAGAGTAA
- the LOC100880480 gene encoding dynein intermediate chain 2, ciliary isoform X6, giving the protein MPHKTEDEEEEGEEEGMEAEEEEEEEEEAHEQDEGEEEHKEGEHDHEHDHEPDEEEERVKPKKIPNQFNFCERAALTYSNPMREMSTQTVPPPTAEFNTHVFQWTIFDEYQEDFAQQQRERERERRIPLAQPKKEDPKKKTDTESAALASRMLQAVKTLERMVNQNIFDEILQDYRYWDDPSDEFKSGEGSLLPLWKFSYEKTKKHHVTDLCFNSRYYDLFAVSYGTMSFSSLITNGAICLFTLKNPSYPEWICPTESPVMCLAFNEQHPHLLVIGTTDGAVAVYNIMLPPTAPQYKSNDVVQKHGGIVWEVCWAPDTEEGNLAFYSVSIDGKINYWILNQNELGLTTVMTLFLDRPPIPGPDGTMITLKGCGTCIAFHPADQNIFLVGTEEGTIYKCNTAYSSVYMRTYNEAHNMPVYRIVFNKFNSNIFASCSGDWRIKIWEDERMEPLFMFDLGVPIGDVQWAPYSSTVLACVSNDGKVTVFDLNVNKYRPICSQPVVNRKKNKPTRLAFNNKLPFIIVGDDKGAINTLKLSPNLRLKVKPTKKQLHLTHTELEVMKLEKLLSFVREPAVLVPPKDERIE; this is encoded by the exons ATGCCTCACAAAActgaagatgaagaagaagaaggagaagaagaaggaatggaagcagaagaagaagaagaggaagaagaagaagcacaTGAGCAAGATG AAGGTGAAGAAGAGCATAAAGAAGGTGAACACGACCATGAACACGACCATGAAccagatgaagaagaagaacgaGTAAAACCTAAAAAAATACcaaatcaatttaatttttgtgaaaGAGCTGCTTTAACATACAGTAATCCTATGCGa GAAATGAGTACCCAAACAGTACCACCACCAACAGCTGAATTTAATACTCATGTTTTCCAATGGACAATCTTCGATGAATATCAG GAAGATTTTGCTCAACAACAAcgtgaaagagaaagagaaagaagaattcCACTTGCACAACCAAAAAAGGAAGATCCAAAGAAAAAAACTGATACAGAATCTGCAGCACTAGCGTCAAGAATGTTACAAGCTGTGAAAACATTGGAGCGAATGGtgaatcaaaatatttttgatgaaatattacaag ATTACAGATATTGGGATGATCCAAGTGATGAATTTAAAAGTGGAGAAGGATCATTACTACCCTTATGGAAATTTAGCTATGAAAAGACTAAAAAGCACCATGTTACAGATTTGTGTTTTAACAGTAGATATTATGACTTATTTGCTGTATCTTATGGAACAA TGTCATTTAGTAGTTTAATAACAAATGGTGCAATAtgtttatttactttaaaaaatcCATCATATCCAGAATGGATTTGTCCAACAGAATCTCCAGTAATGTGTTTAGCTTTTAATGAACAACATCCACATCTTTTAGTCATtg GTACTACAGATGGTGCAGTAGCTGTTTATAATATTATGCTACCACCAACAGCTCCTCAATATAAAAGTAATGATGTTGTTCAAAAACACGGAGGTATTGTATGGGAG GTATGTTGGGCACCAGACACAGAAGAAGGTAATTTGGCATTTTATAGTGTCAGTATTGATGGAAAAATTAACTACTGGATATTAAATCAAAATGAACTTGGTTTAACAACTGTAATGACATTGTTCTTAGACCGTCCACCAATACCTGGACCTGATGGGACTATGATTACACTTAAAG GCTGTGGAACATGCATAGCATTTCATCCTGCAGATCAAAATATATTCTTAGTTGGAACAGAAGAAGgaacaatttataaatgcaaTACAGCATATAGTAGTGTTTATATGAGGACTTATAACGAAGCACATAATATGCCAGTATACAgaatagtatttaataaatttaattcaaacaTATTTGCAAGCTGTTCGGGTGACTGGAGAATAAAAATATGGGAAGATGAGAGAAT ggaACCTCTGTTTATGTTTGATCTTGGTGTTCCAATTGGAGATGTTCAATGGGCTCCATATAGTTCAACGGTACTAGCTTGTGTTTCAAATGATGGTAAAGTTACAGTATTTGATCTGAATGTGAACAAGTATAGACCAATATGTAGTCAACCAGTTGTTaatagaaagaaaaataaaccgACTCGACTTGCATTCAACAATAAATTACCATTCATTATAGTTGGTGATGATaa GGGTGCAATAAATACATTGAAGTTGTCACCAAACCTCAGACTAAAGGTAAAGCCAACAAAGAAACAGCTTCATTTAACTCATACAGAATTAGAAGttatgaaattagaaaaattattgaGTTTTGTACGTGAGCCAGCTGTACTAGTACCACCAAAAGATGAAAGGATAGAGTAA